ATCTTATAAAAAAATTAAATTTTTTGTTGACCTTTTTATTCGAGTTTGAAGCCTTAAGGATCTTTAAGCCAATTGACGGTATATATGGTCAGAATTCGGCATTTGCCAATTTAAAGAGGGATTCTGCCTCCTTAATCTTGCCCCTTTTTAATGACCCATTTGCCACAATGAGACATTTCCTTTTTAATTCCTCTTGAGCCTTTTTCTTCATATCACTACTTAGCATATCTCCTTTCAATATCTTAATAAGGCTCTCTATCCTAAATATATCCATTACCTCATATCTTTTTGACAACTGATCTCCATGTCCACCGTTTTTGATGATAAGGGGTTTATCGATAAAAAGTATGGGAAATCTTGAAGAGATCCTGAGCCACAAATCATAATCCTCGCAGACAGGCAGGGATTCATCAAAAAGACCTACATCATAAAAGACGTCTTTCTTTATTAAAACCGAAGAGGGGCTTATTATACAGAGGGGAAGGCATCTTTCAAAGATATAACCTGAATATTTTTTGTGTCTTATTTT
This is a stretch of genomic DNA from Syntrophorhabdaceae bacterium. It encodes these proteins:
- a CDS encoding glycosyltransferase, whose product is MVSVIITTYNRRHFLHDAVISILNQDYKEKEIIVVDDGSTDRSYEIVKDLPVRYIWQPNMGISSARNTGIRFSKGTYIAFLDVDDRWLKDKLSIQIEAMSRTNHLISYTDEIWIRNGKRINQKIRHKKYSGYIFERCLPLCIISPSSVLIKKDVFYDVGLFDESLPVCEDYDLWLRISSRFPILFIDKPLIIKNGGHGDQLSKRYEVMDIFRIESLIKILKGDMLSSDMKKKAQEELKRKCLIVANGSLKRGKIKEAESLFKLANAEF